A window from Plectropomus leopardus isolate mb chromosome 3, YSFRI_Pleo_2.0, whole genome shotgun sequence encodes these proteins:
- the barhl2 gene encoding barH-like 2 homeobox protein, protein MEGSSGSSFGIDTILSSASNSGNPVLMNGDFRLGDSRTADFRSQATPSPCSEIDTVGTAPSSPISVTMEHAGDPHLVQDSLQHHHHHHNQPQSLPLSPQQQQPLGGAGCAPRTATSSFLIKDILGDSKPLAACAPYSTSVSSPHHTPKPESATAPDGFRPKLEQDENRGKLDKRDDIQSEMKCNGTKEEGDREISSSRDSPPMRTKKPRKARTAFTDHQLNQLERSFERQKYLSVQDRMDLAAALNLTDTQVKTWYQNRRTKWKRQTAVGLELLAEAGNYSALQRMFPSPYFYHPSLLGTVDSTTAAAAAAAMYSSMYRTPTAPHPSLQRPLVPRVLIHGLGPGGQPALNPLSNPMPGTPHPR, encoded by the exons ATGGAAGGATCCAGCGGGTCGAGTTTTGGGATAGACACTATTTTATCCAGCGCTTCTAACTCTGGCAACCCCGTGCTCATGAACGGAGATTTCCGGCTCGGCGACAGCAGGACAGCGGATTTCAGGAGCCAGGCAACCCCTTCACCATGCTCGGAGATAGACACTGTGGGAACAGCCCCTTCGTCCCCCATCTCGGTCACCATGGAGCACGCCGGCGATCCGCATCTGGTCCAGGACAGCCTTCagcatcaccaccatcaccacaaCCAGCCGCAGAGTTTGCCGCTGTcgcctcagcagcagcagccgctcGGCGGGGCCGGCTGCGCCCCGAGGACAGCCACCTCTTCGTTTTTAATCAAAGACATTTTGGGCGACAGTAAACCGCTGGCAGCCTGCGCACCTTACAGCACCAGTGTATCCTCACCGCATCACACGCCAAAACCAGAAAGTGCCACGGCTCCGGACGGCTTCAGGCCCAAGTTGGAACAAGACGAAAACAGAGGCAAGTTGGACAAAAGAGACGACATTCAGagtgaaatgaaatgcaacG GGACTAAAGAAGAAGGCGACCGGGAAATCTCCAGTAGCAGAGACAGTCCACCGATGCGCACGAAAAAGCCTCGTAAAGCACGGACAGCCTTTACCGACCACCAGCTCAACCAGCTGGAGAGGAGCTTCGAGCGACAAAAATACCTCAGCGTGCAGGACCGCATGGACCTGGCCGCGGCTCTCAACCTGACGGACACACAAGTCAAGACCTGGTACCAAAACAGACG GACGAAGTGGAAGAGGCAAACGGCGGTCGGATTGGAGCTGCTGGCTGAAGCAGGAAACTACTCGGCCTTACAGAGAATGTTCCCGTCGCCCTATTTCTACCACCCGAGCCTGCTGGGCACCGTGGACAGCACGACGGCCGCCGCGGCCGCCGCAGCCATGTACAGCAGCATGTACCGGACTCCTACCGCGCCGCATCCCAGCCTCCAGAGACCTCTGGTCCCGAGGGTGCTCATTCATGGCCTTGGGCCGGGGGGGCAGCCGGCACTAAACCCCCTGTCTAACCCCATGCCCGGCACGCCGCACCCGCGATAA